In Turicibacter sanguinis, a genomic segment contains:
- the spoVAE gene encoding stage V sporulation protein AE, translating into MIFFNAFIVGGIICALGQLILDYFKLTPAHITCSFVVIGAALDVFNLYDKLIEFAGAGAQLPIMSFGHSVIHGALEKSEQIGAIGIGMGMFDLTAAGITSAILFAFIVALIFKPKG; encoded by the coding sequence ATGATATTTTTTAATGCTTTTATTGTTGGAGGAATTATTTGTGCCTTAGGACAGCTGATTTTAGATTATTTTAAATTAACTCCGGCACATATTACGTGTAGTTTTGTGGTTATAGGGGCAGCACTTGATGTTTTCAATTTATATGATAAGTTAATTGAATTCGCAGGAGCAGGAGCTCAATTACCGATTATGAGCTTTGGTCATTCAGTCATTCATGGGGCTTTAGAAAAATCTGAGCAAATTGGTGCCATAGGAATTGGGATGGGGATGTTTGACTTAACAGCTGCAGGAATTACATCTGCTATTTTATTTGCTTTTATCGTCGCATTAATTTTTAAACCAAAAGGATGA